Part of the Xenopus tropicalis strain Nigerian chromosome 3, UCB_Xtro_10.0, whole genome shotgun sequence genome, TAGGTAAATGGAAGCACAAAAATTCCATTTGAAATCTTAATGGGTAagccttttcccactctgtggACAAGGACTCCCTTAGATCACTATACCAGGCGATTTGGATCAGATACGGGAACAATATGTAACTGAATTGATAAAGGTTTTGAATAGTCACAACAATGATGTTTATCTCTCTTTTCACAGAAACCTACACATCCATATTAACCAGGAGACATTGTGCAAGACTCCATCCAAAGAAAGGGGGAACCACCCCATACGGAGATCTCACGACCGTGATAGACATCACCAGAACCGCAGTCCTAACATCTGACAGCAATCAATGGATACACAAAATGCACCTAAAGAGGGCCCCCACCCCGTGAGGATTACTCCACAGGATACACCATCCTCAGATGACAACGGCGACCCCCCCCCCTTGAGGCCCTACCCAGTCCTCGCCCAAGGAAACGGCGATCGAGTCTGAAAATCTACCTCATCATTTTCCTCAGCAAAATTCTTGTTTTAGCAGGATTTGTCTACTTTATCATTTTCCTTAGCACCATGTGTGCACATCACCATGAGGAGTTACCCTGTTTGTGTGGACAGTCTCCGGACCGCCCCAACAGGAACATAACAGTAGACAAGAGAGCATTAGACATACGTGATGACAATTGTGGGAATACATGGCACGGATTGTTCTCAACACTAGTTACAGGTGTTTAAAGGATGTCACTAGTGCAACTGAACTGATTGAGACTTGTTTTGTAGCTGTTGCTACTCCCACCATTGTGCTTACTGACATTTTCCATGCTAAAAATGACTCTGAAGTGCAAGATTCTGATATTGAAACACATGTCTCTGTATATGCTTATGTTACAGATCAAAATGCTACTAGACGCATGCGAAAGAATTTTGCTTCCATAGTTACTCACAATGTAACTGCAAGTGACATATGCTATAACATGACTTGTAATGTTAGCGACATCACTGTGTGCATTCAGGCACGTTTGACTAAGAGTACTGACCCGCACCCAGTGTGCAGTAGGATGACTTCTCAATGCATCAATATCACCACAATTATGTCATGTAATAATACCATCCTGGCACCTAGTTTAGCTAAGCATGTGCCAATGCCCAGAGGTTGGTTCTGCTCTTGTAGGAACAACTCGTTTAATTACATTCCAGCCAATATTTCTGGTGGACCCTGTGCATTAACTAGATTTAGTTTAGCTGTTCATACAGCCCACCCCAGACGGACCACCCAGGCCCAGCGCCCTAATAGAGGCACAGATTATGAATACATACCTAGGATTGCAAGACACTTAATGTCTAAGTCTGAAATAATAGCGCTAGGATTCTCACTGGTAGAAGTACCAGGATTGACTGTATATCAgggtaaacaaattaataaaatcGTTTGCATCATAGTTAAGAGCATTAATGCTACCAGCATTGCAATTGCAAATCTATTGACTGACATAGGAGACGCTAGAAAAGTTGTACTACAAAATCGTGCAGCGAttgattatttgtttttcaagcaTAATCATGGTGGTGAATACTTTGAAGGCTTATTCTGCTTTAATTTTGtcgttattattatcatttgtttgaTTATCATTCAATGTGTGCCTTCATTAATCCACATGTGTTGTTCATGTTATAATGATATAACTTTAAGtgttatcacttcgtgataaaagggAGGGTACCTAAAATTCTCCCTCCATAGATTTCATCTTTAATAtgttatcacttcgtgataaaaggagggattgtaaggtttgatataatatcatataatcatatattcatgtaattatatattcacatatgcatgtattttgatactttgatacactttgatacttaacatatcatactccattttagagatgtatctccattttgtaacagcaaccagcaaggtttgaacatcccataataagctgtttttcccaaatagtacccttgcacaacttgcacctgacaaaacataagccttgagaaacaacttaatcttatctgtgcactaacgcctttctactccttgtatcctccttaaattcctgtcccgcattagccatccttgaaggccatccttgtagataatgaggttctactccatctttattttataatgattcctttgtctttgcatgtacacgagtggtataaatactatgatcacgtaagaataaactggacaagtttgaacttccattggagctgtgtctttcttgtccccgtatacgcctttgtcctggtaggagggctcccacggattactaaatctaagatcggcggtcagggaccttacacaGGTTATAAAAGGATCCAGTTTCTGCAAGGCAGCCAGACAGAGCCAGATCCGGAGAGCAGAAAGAGTAAAAGGCTGAGTGTGCTCTGCTGTAACATTGAGCTCCAgccatcagggccgccatcagaaatcacggggcccctcacaacaaaattttctgggccctcctcctcccacgccctgcccctaATGgaccctcccccagtgacccctcccatcagtacaaaggacacacaaacattggtagccagggcccccctaatacattggtgcccagcagcagtgcccccctaatacattggtgcccagcagcagtgcccccataaacattggtgcccagcagcagtgcccccctaatacattggtgcccagcagcagtgccccccaatacattggtgcccagcagcagtgcccccctaatacattggtgccaagagcagtgcccccatatacattggtgcccagcagcagtgcccccatatacattggtggtcagtgtgctcCGCAGCCCCCCCCTAACACATTGGCGACCTGTAGCAGTTTTAATGCTCCTCTTCGGCTTCTCCGGCATCTTCATTCAGTGGCATCTTCATTCAGCGGCATCTTCATTCAGCGACATCTTCATTCAGCGACATCTTCATTCAGCGACATCTTCATTCAGCGACATCTTCGGATCCTTCATAGGCGACGCCTCTACAATTATGTCTCAGCGCAAAtggacacaggcccttttataaggttgcgccccgtgcgtactgacgtcacacgtacgcacggggcgaaACC contains:
- the LOC116409805 gene encoding uncharacterized protein LOC116409805, whose protein sequence is MTTATDIFHAKNDSEVQDSDIETHVSVYAYVTDQNATRRMRKNFASIVTHNVTASDICYNMTCNVSDITVCIQARLTKSTDPHPVCSRMTSQCINITTIMSCNNTILAPSLAKHVPMPRGWFCSCRNNSFNYIPANISGGPCALTRFSLAVHTAHPRRTTQAQRPNRGTDYEYIPRIARHLMSKSEIIALGFSLVEVPGLTVYQGKQINKIVCIIVKSINATSIAIANLLTDIGDARKVVLQNRAAIDYLFFKHNHGGEYFEGLFCFNFVVIIIICLIIIQCVPSLIHMCCSCYNDITLSVITS